The sequence below is a genomic window from Providencia rettgeri.
CGATATCTTTGAATTCACGTAGTACATCATCAGTACTTGGTTGTAAGTAGGCTGATACGCGAGCCTGGCGCTGAGTATTATTTGTCATTTTTATTGCCTCACTCTTCCCTAATTCCTGATAATGCTGCTCGTGATAACACGAGACGAGCTCTGTCAATAACTGGGCCATCGACCATTTTTCCGTTCAATGAAACTACGCCTTTACCTTCAAGGGCTGCGGCATCAGCAGCTTCTACAACACGCTGCGCATGGTCGACTTCTTTTTGAGTTGGTGCATATAAATTATGAAGTAACTCAATCTGTCTTGGGTTAATTAATGATTTGCCATCAAAGCCGAGTTGTTTAATGTGAGCGGCTTCGCGTAGGAAACCTTCTTCATTATTCGCATCAGAATAAACGGTATCAAATGCTTGAATACCAGCTGAACGAGCGGCTTGTAAAATGGCGCACCGAGCATAGAGGAGTTCTACGCCGTCTGGAGACCGCTCGGTGCGCAAATTGCGGACATAGTCCTCGGCACCTAATGCGATGCCTATAAGTCTTGGTGATGAATGAGCAATATTCACTGCTTGAGTGATGCCCATTGGTGATTCGATAGCCGCTAACAACCCTGTACTACCTTCTTCACGGCCACAACTTTTTTCTATACGTAAGATTTCACTTTCAATATCAATCACATCTTGCGCAGTATCTGTTTTAGGAAGACGGACGACTTTCGCACCACCACGAACAACGGCTTCAAGGTCAGCAACACCAAAGGCGGAATCTAATGCATTGACCCGTACAATGGTTTCAATATCTTGATAAAGTGGATGTTGCAATGCATGGTAAACCAAGCGACGAGCCGTGTCTTTTTCGCGTAAAGTGACCGAGTCCTCAAGGTCAAACATTAAAGCATCGGCTTTATAAATAAAGGAATTACTCAACATCGCTGCATTGGAACCGGGAACAAACAGCATACTTCTGCGTGTACGTGATTTTTGTTCTGGAGTCATTATTTATCCTCCCAAGGCAGATAGTCGATATCACAGGCGCGAGCCAATAAGGCTTCTAAACGCGCTTTAAGTACGCATTCCAGTGCACCTTTATCATCTACAATGATTTGTGCCCCTTGAATATCATGCAGCTGAATCATTTCTTGTACGATTTTTGCGATAGCATCTCCAAACTGTTTTTCAACGCTACTGGTAATTTGTATTGAGACCTCTTGAGTGTCTTCTAGCGGCTCTATGCGAACCATGACATCACTTGATTCAAGTGTGCCAGCTACTGCTGCGTGTTTTATCTTCATATTTCACCTATGACTAATTCAGAACTTTCGGTGTGGCTTTGAGCTGATGCGATTTGGTTAGCAACCATTTCTTGCAAATATTGATAGGTTGCCTCAGGCACAATCGGCTTAATTGCCACAAGATCTTTTTTAGCGAGCAATCGTCTAACTTGTGAGGCAGAAACTGCCGTTCCATTGATGATTGTTCGCGGAAATTCAACGAGTTCTATAGGTGGAAAATTCATAGCATCGGTTTTTAACCAAAAGCGCATGTCTTGGTTATATTGGTTGGTGACTTGGCAAAAAGGTTCCGAACCTACGAATCGATGGGTTATCCCCAGAGCAGGGGCGATATATTGGCGAAATATCTTAATGTCTATTTCGGTGTAACAGTTATTGGCAACCGTTTTGTCTTTAATAAAGTAGCAAGGAAACGTCGCTCGAGAAATAATGTATTCGGAGCCTTTATGAATAGTGAGGTTTTCTATTCCTTTTGTCCCTGCTTCGATTAAATTTAATCTCACTTTATAAGGAAAACGCGATGTATCTTCTTTGACAACAAATAGGTGTAGCCAGTCACAGGCCTTCGCGGCTTGCTCGATTAAATAGCGATGGCCAAGGGTGAAGGGATTGGCATTCATGACGATTGCACCAATCTTTTTGCCTTCTTTACGTTGTGCTTTTAAACTTTCGATATAACGCTTTAGATAACAACAACTGTTCTCCATCAACACCATAATATCAGGAACGGCGGCAATGGTATGAAAACCACATTGTTGAAATAAGCTTTCATTTTGGAATTTGGTATAAATAAATAAATGCGTTGTATTATTTTCGTAAGCAAGATTAACCAGTTCTGTTGCTAATTTTAATGCAAGCCCTTCACCTCGAGCATCATCACTGATAGCAACGCATTTAATAACATTTTTTGCTAAACCACCACACGCAATTAATTTTTCATTGCGAGAAATCGTAATAAAAACGTCAATACTTGAATCAAGCTCTAAGTCGTTTTCCTTTAAAAACTGAGTTATTTCAGCAAGTTTCCTGTTCTCATGACGTTTTACTTGGTTAAACGTTATGTTTTCGAACATAATAGTATCCTGCATCTCATTTAGAGATGTTTTTAAAATGTTGCTAATGTTAAAGTTAATTAAATAAATTCTCTTTCGTTATTCTTATAATAATAAATAGATTTTCTTATTTAATTACCCTCTTTGATATTTATATTAAAGGTACTGTATTTAATATATTTGACCTATTTCATGTTTCTCAAATGAGATTGTATTTGTTTAATGGTTTTAAAGTTTTTAATTATTTGATAAGTTTTTTATTGCTTGGTTTTAATGTGTTTAATTATTAATATGTGTATTATAACTTTGGCTTGAATCCGATTTATCGGTTATCCTACCATTTCTGAGTTAACAAAATTTTTACTTTTCAGCCAGTAACGAGATATAACATGAAAAAAGAATATGCACTCTCTTCATTGAAAAAAGTAAATTCAGTTTCATTTTCAGTACGAGTATTTTTTCTGTTATTGATAGTTTCTGTTTTTTTAACTCTCGGGTTGGGTAAGTACTTTACAGATACAGCTGAAAATCGATTAATTGCGAACATTCAATCATTGGCGATGAGCCAAGCAAAGTTAATTGCTTCTATTGATGGTGTTGTGCAATCAGTAAAGAATAGAGATATTCCTAGGCTGAAAGTTATTGCCGATAAACTAAACCAAGATTCTAACTACGATTATGTGGTTATTGGTGATGAAAAATCAATTCGTCTATATCACCCAAATAGCCAAAAAATTGGTTTTCAAATGCAATGGAACAAGCCTGGAGCTTTAGAGAAAGGGGAAAGCTATTTCATTAATGGTGAAGGATCAATGGGAAATGCGGTTAGAGCAAAGACACCTATTTTTGATGAACAAGGCAAAGTGATTGGTGTTGTGTCCATTGGCTACCTATCCAACAAAATAGATACATCACTCAGTGAGTTGTTTGTACAGACAGGCGCTACTTTTTTGGGAATACTGGTTATATTGCTCTTCTTATCGTGGGCATTTTCACGTTTAATTCAAAAGCAAATGTTGGGTATGGAGCCTGAAGAAATAACCCAATTAGTTTTAGTGCAAAAAGGGATATTTGACGCTGTTTTTGAAGGTATTATTGCAGTAAATACTCAAGGGCAAATAATTAATATTAATTCTAACGCTCGGAAAATGTTATCTCTAAGTAAGCCATTGGGCCAGTTAACGGGAAGCTTTGTGTCGGAGCATATTTCGCCAACTGATTTTTTTATGACCGATATTGAAACGACCAAGCATGACGTAATCTGTGAGTTTAATGGCCTAAATGTGATTGCAAGCCGTGTGGCGATTCGTGATGAAGAACATCTTGTGGGAGCGGTTATTAGCTTCCGTAGCCAAAATGATATTGAATCGCTAAACTCACAGTTGACTCAAGTTCGTCAATATATAGAGAGTTTACGGACTTTACGACACGAACACCTTAATTGGATGTCAACACTTAGTGGATTATTGCAAATGAAAGAATATGACCAAGCATTGGCACTGATTAAAGGCGAATCAGAATCTCAGCAGCAATTAATTGATACACTTCGTGGGCAGTTTTTTGATAAGCAAGTTGCGGGTTTATTATTTGGTAAGTACCACCGAGCCAAAGAATTAGGGTTAAAATTAAAATTTACTGAGGGTAGTCAGTTACATGAACTGCCTGATTCCTTAAATGGTACTGAATTTTGTGCCATATTGGGTAATCTACTCGATAATGCGTTTGAAGCAAGCTTGAAAAATAATCAGGGTAATAAACAAGTGGAATTATACCTTTCTGACGAAGGAAAGGAGATTGTTATTGAAGTTGCGGATCAAGGGTGTGGTTTCCCGCCAGAAATTCAAAGTAAATGGTTCGAGCGCGGTGTGACAACCAAAACAGATGTAACTGATGACCATGGTATCGGGCTCTATCTTGTTGCGTCTTATGTTAAACGCTGTAATGGTGCGGTTCTTATTGAAGAAAATCAACCGCATGGTACAGTATTTTCAATATTTATTCCGAAAGTGAAGATATAAAATGATTAAGATAAAAATCCTCATTGTGGAAGATGAGTTGCTGCTTGCCGAAATGCACAGTGAATATATAAAAGCCTATCCTGCATGTGACAAAGTTTGGCTTGCAGGTAATCTTGCCGAAGCAAGAAAAATGGTTGAATACATGAAACCACACCTGATCTTGCTAGATAATTATCTACCTGATGGAAAAGGCATTGATTTGGTTCACGAATTAATACAAGAAAGAAATAATGCAGACATTGTATTTACTACAGCTGCAAGTGATATGGATACCGTCTCTGAAGCGATCCGTTTAGGCGTTTTTGATTATTTGGTGAAGCCGATTGCCTACGAGCGCTTAGGACAAACATTAGATAGATATATTCAACGTAAATCTGTTGTACAGGAAAATAGCAAAACGAATCAAAGTAAAATTGATGATATGTTTAATACTTATGCACGTGGGGAATCTAAGGAAGAACTTCCAACAGGTATTGATATTATTACCCTTGAAAAAATACTCGCGTTGTTTACTGAACCTGATGTGCAATATACGGCGGAAAGTATTGCTGAAACAATCAAACTTAGTCGCACTACAGCAAGACGTTATTTGGAATATTGTTTAGCGAAAGATAAAATTGAAGCCGAAATTGAGTATGGTAAAGTTGGCCGACCGCAACGGATTTACCGTGCCAAGTTGTGAGCGATTGAATTAATAGTATATGTCGACAGACACCCTGCATTGGTTATAAACAATGCAGATTTTCTTTATCTTACTTATATCAGTGCTACAACAGTAAGTTGGAAAAATAGCGTTTATTGTTGCTGATTTTCTAAAATTAACACTTTCTTTTCAGCTCTCTCATGGCCTTTGGCCGCTGCGAGCTGGTACCAACGTAGGGCTTTTTTATTGTCAGGTTCAACACCCATGCCATATTGATAGCAAGCCCCGGCGGCATATTGTGCATCGACACTGTTTTGCTGTGCGGCTTTTATAAACCAATGACAGGCTTTCGCTTGGTCAGCCTTGATACCATCGCCGCGCGCATAGATAAGCGCGACATTAAATTGAGCCGACACTTCACCTTGTTCAGCCGCTTGGGTTAGCCACTTTATGGCGGATTGGGTATCTTTTTTAGTGCCCTGTCCAGTTAAGTACAACATACCTAAGCTATTCTGGGCGGGAGAAAACCCTAATTCTGCGGCGCGGGTAAAATATTGAAAGGCGAGAGGGTAGTTTATTTTATCATACATGCCTACTGCAGCTTGATAGCCTAATAGATAGAGTGCTTGAGGGTGGTTTTTCTCAGCGAGAGTAAGGTATATTGTTTGTGCCTTTTGCGGGTCTTTTGTGACGGCTTTTCCCTCTTCATACCAATAGGCTAGAGTGAGCATCGCAGGTTGAAAATGTTGTTCAGCCGCTTTTTTTAGCCATTGCTCAGCTTCTTCTGGGTTTTTCTCTAATAAATTATCAAGGCCGTGTAGGGTGTATTCGGCCATATTCATCTGGCCAATAGGGTCGCCATTTTCGGCAGCGGTTTTCATCCAATACAACATTTGTTTTTCATCGAGCGTAACGCCAGTTCCTTGCTGGTACATCAAACCAAGGTTAATTTGAGCTTTTGTAAACCCTTGATCAGCAGAGAGAAGGTACCAGTGTAACGCTTGGTCAAATTGATGATGCGACTGATAAAACATGCCTAAGTTAAATTGAGCTTCAGCTTGCCCTTGTTCTGCAAGTGTGATTAACGCTTTTTCATTGATGAGTGGCGTGGCCTCTTCTGCGAAAGCCTGGGGGAGAAATACGTTAATAAAGATAAAAAATAATAAAAATATTTTTTTCACATGACATCCTTTCGACTGAGCGCTCAATGGCTAAGTTATCTTGTTAGGTAAGTTCCTGCAACGATAGATAGATATTTTATATTAATTCTACTAAATCAAATGGTTAATTATTGCTATTAGCACATTGGGCAAAAAGACATAAAAAATTTTTAAAAAAGAGGAACTTTTCCCGTTATAACCACTCTTATTAATATCTATATACTGTTTGCTTGCGTAAACATTCATATATTTACCCTCATCATTCATTTCTTTACACGAAGTAATGTAATAATGCACCTACGTAGTGATAGTTTGAATTTAGCAAAAGATCCTTGAGTAGAATGCATTATGCCCAGTTTATTACTGGGCTTTTTTTTATCCAAAATTCCCGTTTGAATGCTTCTTCAGCGACATCTTCTAACGTCTTTCCTACCAATAAAAGTAAAAAATAGAATTACCTTGAAATGGATATTTTTAGCTTTCCATAACCTATACAGCAATAAATCATAGTGTGATAAATAGCGGCATTATAATTTCAATACAGTACAATATTCTTAACATTTAACGAACAAATGATTAATTAGTAATCGATGATAATTTGGTGGTTTTGTAAAAAATTGAAGTAAATCACGATTAAATTTAATTGATGTAGTAATTAATACTAGCTAATTCTTTAATTTTGGTGCATAAATAACGTATATGGCTTAATTGATTATTGGGTTCTTTGCGGGTTATCTGCCAGTTAATGTTGAATAAATAATCAAATATGCTTTAACTCATTGAATTTATGTTTGAGATCCATAAACAAGTCTACACACAGTTTTGTTTGTTTTGAGGTCAGGGAATGATACTCCTCCTACCAAAAGTGAATCTTTTCAACTTTGAATTCTTGAGACCATAACAATGCGAGAGCGCATAGAGCGTTCCGTGGTTTTTTTGCATATGTACAGGTTGTACTAGAGGTAACTTGTGTCCACAACAAATAACAAAGAGGAAGTTAGTCTTAACGCGTTTAAGCAACCTCGCTCATTCTATCTTATTTTTTCTATCGAACTCTGGGAGCGTTTTGGTTACTACGGTCTTCAAGGGATCCTTCCAATATACCTAAGCCAAGTGCTGGGTATGTCAGAAAAAGAATCAATTACACTTTTCTCAGCGTTCGCAGCATTAGTTTATGGCTTTGTTGCCGTAGGCGGCTGGTTAGGGGATAAAGTCCTCGGAACAAAACGAGTCATTGTTCTTGGAACAATCACTCTGATTGCAGGGTACGCATTTGTTGCTTTCTCAGGGCACGATGTGTCGATGGTCTATGTTGGCTTGGCAACCATTGCGGTAGGTAATGGTTTATTTAAAGCGAATCCATCATCACTTTTATCAACCTGTTATGAAAAAGATGACCCACGGTTAGACGGCGCATTTACCATGTACTACATGGCCGTTAATATTGGTTCATTCTTCTCAATGATTGCAACGCCATGGTTAGCAAAACATTATGGTTGGGATGTTGCGTTCTCTCTTAGTGTTGTGGGCCTGATTATCACATTGATTAACTTCTATATGTGTAAGAAATGGGTTTCTCAGCATGGTTCAAAGCCTGACTTTGCTCCTGTTGTTATTTCAAGGTTAGTTGCTACCGTTGCGGGTGTTATTGCATTAATCGCGATTTCTACATGGTTATTGCATAACCTTGGTATTGCACGTGCAGCATTAGCGATTATTTCTTTGGGTATTTTAGTTATCTTTATCAAAGAAACATTAGCGCTAAAAGGTACGGCTCGTCGTCGCATGATTGTTGCATTGATTCTAATGCTTGAAGCGATAGTATTCTTCGTTCTTTATAGCCAAATGCCAACCTCACTAAACTTCTTTGCACTACATAACGTAGAACATGAAGTTCTTGGTTTTGCTATTGAACCTGCGCAATATCAAGCTCTGAACCCATTATGGATTATGATTGGAAGCCCAATTTTAGCCGCGATTTATAATAAAATGGGTGATAACTTACCAATGCCACATAAGTTTGCGATTGGTATGTTGCTATGTTCCGCTGCATTCTTAGTTTTACCTCTAGGCGCTAAATTTGCAAATGAAGCAGGGATTGTTTCCGTTGAATGGCTGATTATTTGTTACGGTTTCCAAAGTATTGGTGAACTGATGATCTCAGGCCTTGGACTTGCGATGGTGGCTCAGTTAGTCCCGCAACGTTTAATGGGCTTTATTATGGGGGCATGGTTCCTAACCAACTCAGCAGCTGCATTTATTGCGGGGTATGTCGCCTCAATGGCAGCGGCACCTGAAGGTGAACTGACCAGTAAAGTCGAATCTTTGGCCGTGTACAGTGATGTATTCTTGAAGATTGGTGTAGTGACCGGTGTGATTGCAATTTTGATGGTTTTAACCGCGCCGATGTTAAATCGTATGACACTTGAGCGTTAATTTTTATCTTAAGTTGCAATAATCAAAAGGGCTAATAAGCCCTTTTGATATCGGTGACATACAGTATTGGTGTATTAATTAAAATAGCGATTATTAATCAGTTTTAGCGAGCGGTCACGGCCGTTAACTAAAATGGTATTCGAAATACGGCTGTACGCATCTATTGATACACCATCCATCAAGATGGTTGGTGTGATAGCGGTGGCGGCAAAGATGACATCAGAAGTACTGACCATCTGGTCTAAAGATAAAACCTCACCAATTTCTAACCCCATTTGCTGACAACGCAAAACTTCTTGTACCGCGAGTTGTTTGTTTTCTTCGCTATCTCCTTTTGCTTTATCTCGAGAAACGAGTCTTGCTTGCATGTCACCACCTAAAGCGCGCGCGATGGCTGCACTAATAATGCCTTCAGGGGCACCACCAGTTCCATACATCATATCAATTGGGTGCTCAGGGAGGATAGTGAGTAATGAGGCGAGTACATCGCCATCAGGGATGGTAATCACATTTGCACCGAAATTGCGGATAGTCTTAATAATATGTTGATGGCGAGGTTTATCAAGTACCGCGATTGACAGACTTGAGATTGGTTTATTCAATGCAGAGGAAAGAAATTCTAAATTTTTCTCTAGGGGATTAGCAAGGTGGACAGCCCCTTTAGCTGCGGCGCCAACAACAAGTTTTTCCATATACATATCAGGTGCTTGAAGTAGAGTTCCTGTTGGTGCTGCCGCAAGTACGGCAATAGCATTTTTTTCATTGCAAGCGACCATACGAGTTCCATCGATAGGATCTACAGCAATATCTAGTCCAACAGAACCAGATTGTTTGCCAACTTGTTCACCAATATATAGCATGGGAGCATCGTCAATTTCACCTTCACCAATGACAATTTTACCATGGAAATCAATTTCATTTAGGCGATTTCTCATCGCTTCTACCGCGGCTTTATCTGCCGCATTTTTATCTTGTTTACCCACCCAATCGAAGGCAGCGACTGCAGCGACCTCGGTAACGGAAGCGATAGCAGAGGCTAACTCATCACTAATTTTCATTTTTTGTTTGTGTCCCAGATGTATAAAAGAAAAGTATTTATACTATGATACGTTTTTTGTGATCTATCTGGCAAATAATGGGTGATTAAATCGACAGGAAATTTGATGTTAGAATCGAATGGTAGCCTAAACATCGGCTACCATTGATTTGAAAATTAAAGCATTTCGACGATAGTAATACCGGCGATAATCGAAATTAAGGCAGCTAATGTACTTAATAACACGGTTCCTGCTGAGGTTTCAGTATAGGCTTGGTTGCTAATGGCCAATGCGGGAACTGCGGTTGCGGTGGGTAATACGCCAATAATAAATGCCGCTTTCAGTAAATCATCTTGTAAACCTAAAGCGAGTCCAGTTCCTAAAATTAGGGCTGCTTGAACAAAGTTTTTAATAAAAACGTTAAATACAATTTCCTTACTAATTGTCAGTTTGATCCCAGAAAGGAGCAATCCAAGGAAGAATAGGGCGACTCCACCTGCTGTTTTTCCTAATTCATTGACTGAATTTTGTAATATCTCCGGTAATTTAACGCCCAAAATAGCCAGTATTGCCCCTAGAATAGGAAGAAAAACTAAGGGTTGGGCAATGGCTTTACCAACAGATTTTAAGATACTGTTTCCTTGTTGTGACCCGCTGATCATTAAGAGAGTAAATGGAATAATAATAACGGTATAAATGAGGTTACCTAACACCAT
It includes:
- the citE gene encoding citrate (pro-3S)-lyase subunit beta, translating into MTPEQKSRTRRSMLFVPGSNAAMLSNSFIYKADALMFDLEDSVTLREKDTARRLVYHALQHPLYQDIETIVRVNALDSAFGVADLEAVVRGGAKVVRLPKTDTAQDVIDIESEILRIEKSCGREEGSTGLLAAIESPMGITQAVNIAHSSPRLIGIALGAEDYVRNLRTERSPDGVELLYARCAILQAARSAGIQAFDTVYSDANNEEGFLREAAHIKQLGFDGKSLINPRQIELLHNLYAPTQKEVDHAQRVVEAADAAALEGKGVVSLNGKMVDGPVIDRARLVLSRAALSGIREE
- the citD gene encoding citrate lyase acyl carrier protein — protein: MKIKHAAVAGTLESSDVMVRIEPLEDTQEVSIQITSSVEKQFGDAIAKIVQEMIQLHDIQGAQIIVDDKGALECVLKARLEALLARACDIDYLPWEDK
- the citC gene encoding [citrate (pro-3S)-lyase] ligase is translated as MFENITFNQVKRHENRKLAEITQFLKENDLELDSSIDVFITISRNEKLIACGGLAKNVIKCVAISDDARGEGLALKLATELVNLAYENNTTHLFIYTKFQNESLFQQCGFHTIAAVPDIMVLMENSCCYLKRYIESLKAQRKEGKKIGAIVMNANPFTLGHRYLIEQAAKACDWLHLFVVKEDTSRFPYKVRLNLIEAGTKGIENLTIHKGSEYIISRATFPCYFIKDKTVANNCYTEIDIKIFRQYIAPALGITHRFVGSEPFCQVTNQYNQDMRFWLKTDAMNFPPIELVEFPRTIINGTAVSASQVRRLLAKKDLVAIKPIVPEATYQYLQEMVANQIASAQSHTESSELVIGEI
- the dpiB gene encoding sensor histidine kinase DpiB; this translates as MKKEYALSSLKKVNSVSFSVRVFFLLLIVSVFLTLGLGKYFTDTAENRLIANIQSLAMSQAKLIASIDGVVQSVKNRDIPRLKVIADKLNQDSNYDYVVIGDEKSIRLYHPNSQKIGFQMQWNKPGALEKGESYFINGEGSMGNAVRAKTPIFDEQGKVIGVVSIGYLSNKIDTSLSELFVQTGATFLGILVILLFLSWAFSRLIQKQMLGMEPEEITQLVLVQKGIFDAVFEGIIAVNTQGQIININSNARKMLSLSKPLGQLTGSFVSEHISPTDFFMTDIETTKHDVICEFNGLNVIASRVAIRDEEHLVGAVISFRSQNDIESLNSQLTQVRQYIESLRTLRHEHLNWMSTLSGLLQMKEYDQALALIKGESESQQQLIDTLRGQFFDKQVAGLLFGKYHRAKELGLKLKFTEGSQLHELPDSLNGTEFCAILGNLLDNAFEASLKNNQGNKQVELYLSDEGKEIVIEVADQGCGFPPEIQSKWFERGVTTKTDVTDDHGIGLYLVASYVKRCNGAVLIEENQPHGTVFSIFIPKVKI
- the dpiA gene encoding two-component response regulator DpiA, coding for MIKIKILIVEDELLLAEMHSEYIKAYPACDKVWLAGNLAEARKMVEYMKPHLILLDNYLPDGKGIDLVHELIQERNNADIVFTTAASDMDTVSEAIRLGVFDYLVKPIAYERLGQTLDRYIQRKSVVQENSKTNQSKIDDMFNTYARGESKEELPTGIDIITLEKILALFTEPDVQYTAESIAETIKLSRTTARRYLEYCLAKDKIEAEIEYGKVGRPQRIYRAKL
- a CDS encoding SEL1-like repeat protein, producing MKKIFLLFFIFINVFLPQAFAEEATPLINEKALITLAEQGQAEAQFNLGMFYQSHHQFDQALHWYLLSADQGFTKAQINLGLMYQQGTGVTLDEKQMLYWMKTAAENGDPIGQMNMAEYTLHGLDNLLEKNPEEAEQWLKKAAEQHFQPAMLTLAYWYEEGKAVTKDPQKAQTIYLTLAEKNHPQALYLLGYQAAVGMYDKINYPLAFQYFTRAAELGFSPAQNSLGMLYLTGQGTKKDTQSAIKWLTQAAEQGEVSAQFNVALIYARGDGIKADQAKACHWFIKAAQQNSVDAQYAAGACYQYGMGVEPDNKKALRWYQLAAAKGHERAEKKVLILENQQQ
- the dtpA gene encoding dipeptide/tripeptide permease DtpA, which produces MSTTNNKEEVSLNAFKQPRSFYLIFSIELWERFGYYGLQGILPIYLSQVLGMSEKESITLFSAFAALVYGFVAVGGWLGDKVLGTKRVIVLGTITLIAGYAFVAFSGHDVSMVYVGLATIAVGNGLFKANPSSLLSTCYEKDDPRLDGAFTMYYMAVNIGSFFSMIATPWLAKHYGWDVAFSLSVVGLIITLINFYMCKKWVSQHGSKPDFAPVVISRLVATVAGVIALIAISTWLLHNLGIARAALAIISLGILVIFIKETLALKGTARRRMIVALILMLEAIVFFVLYSQMPTSLNFFALHNVEHEVLGFAIEPAQYQALNPLWIMIGSPILAAIYNKMGDNLPMPHKFAIGMLLCSAAFLVLPLGAKFANEAGIVSVEWLIICYGFQSIGELMISGLGLAMVAQLVPQRLMGFIMGAWFLTNSAAAFIAGYVASMAAAPEGELTSKVESLAVYSDVFLKIGVVTGVIAILMVLTAPMLNRMTLER
- the glpX gene encoding class II fructose-bisphosphatase; protein product: MSDELASAIASVTEVAAVAAFDWVGKQDKNAADKAAVEAMRNRLNEIDFHGKIVIGEGEIDDAPMLYIGEQVGKQSGSVGLDIAVDPIDGTRMVACNEKNAIAVLAAAPTGTLLQAPDMYMEKLVVGAAAKGAVHLANPLEKNLEFLSSALNKPISSLSIAVLDKPRHQHIIKTIRNFGANVITIPDGDVLASLLTILPEHPIDMMYGTGGAPEGIISAAIARALGGDMQARLVSRDKAKGDSEENKQLAVQEVLRCQQMGLEIGEVLSLDQMVSTSDVIFAATAITPTILMDGVSIDAYSRISNTILVNGRDRSLKLINNRYFN
- a CDS encoding AEC family transporter, translating into MLTHIILAALGPIVLGLAVGWLSGKYGFIKLEYSQAFADFVVKIALPFALFLAAAQAPPSVLLNIDYLLALAVGLIATYVIGFIFGKFIFRHNKKDAAMQALSVSFPDMAYCGPPVLLATVGSSGLIAMVLGNLIYTVIIIPFTLLMISGSQQGNSILKSVGKAIAQPLVFLPILGAILAILGVKLPEILQNSVNELGKTAGGVALFFLGLLLSGIKLTISKEIVFNVFIKNFVQAALILGTGLALGLQDDLLKAAFIIGVLPTATAVPALAISNQAYTETSAGTVLLSTLAALISIIAGITIVEML